One Streptococcus gallolyticus subsp. gallolyticus DSM 16831 DNA window includes the following coding sequences:
- a CDS encoding NAD-dependent epimerase/dehydratase family protein: MTTIVLLGGNGYIGRNVTKNWLKKDSSAEFYVLSRSGKNELKDSRIKNIAVDVTSVGAVEAVLPEKIDYIIDFIGRPEKDVDLFKKVNNLPAQVMLRVAEKHRVKAMGFIGGVLGPKSFVNGKKLIIESLEKSDIPLAVVEPTIVYGNGRADTLAKMVPILKVVGVLVKMLKPVHVDDVANELITQLIKRS; encoded by the coding sequence ATGACAACAATTGTATTATTAGGCGGAAATGGTTATATCGGTCGGAATGTCACTAAAAATTGGCTAAAAAAAGATTCAAGTGCTGAATTTTACGTTTTATCGCGTTCTGGAAAAAATGAATTGAAGGATTCGCGTATTAAAAATATAGCTGTTGACGTCACATCTGTGGGAGCAGTTGAAGCAGTATTGCCAGAAAAAATTGATTATATTATCGATTTTATTGGACGACCAGAAAAAGATGTTGACCTATTTAAAAAAGTTAATAATTTACCTGCTCAAGTTATGCTTAGGGTTGCTGAAAAACATCGTGTTAAAGCAATGGGGTTTATTGGTGGTGTTCTCGGTCCGAAATCGTTTGTAAATGGGAAGAAGCTGATTATCGAATCTTTGGAAAAATCAGATATTCCATTAGCAGTGGTTGAGCCAACGATTGTCTATGGGAATGGACGAGCTGATACTTTAGCCAAAATGGTTCCTATTTTGAAAGTGGTGGGTGTTTTAGTAAAAATGCTAAAACCTGTCCATGTTGACGATGTCGCTAATGAGTTAATAACACAACTAATCAAGAGGTCATAA
- a CDS encoding RrF2 family transcriptional regulator — translation MKLNKSFEQAVYVLTMLALQENHTPVKSHVLSDILEVSDSYLKKILVKLTRAGLIQSNASKVGGYQLAQSVTTITLKDVFFALDLQANVIEFKHMAHHIYDDTSHVKQVENKVQQTLEKGLFAFYHELDTLTIADLLQEEAYENGAINWSNKVKNHLNK, via the coding sequence ATGAAATTAAATAAAAGCTTTGAGCAAGCGGTTTATGTGCTAACGATGTTAGCTTTACAAGAAAATCATACACCAGTTAAAAGTCATGTTCTTAGTGATATTTTAGAAGTGTCGGATTCTTATTTGAAAAAAATCCTTGTTAAATTAACAAGAGCAGGTCTCATTCAATCAAATGCTAGTAAAGTTGGTGGGTATCAGTTAGCCCAATCTGTGACAACTATCACACTTAAAGACGTCTTTTTTGCTCTTGATTTACAAGCTAATGTTATCGAATTCAAACATATGGCTCATCACATCTATGATGATACAAGTCACGTCAAACAAGTTGAAAATAAGGTTCAACAAACATTGGAAAAAGGACTTTTTGCATTCTATCACGAGTTGGATACATTGACAATTGCTGATTTACTCCAAGAAGAAGCCTATGAGAATGGTGCTATTAATTGGAGCAATAAAGTAAAAAATCATCTCAATAAATAG
- a CDS encoding Cof-type HAD-IIB family hydrolase, which translates to MIKMIAVDMDGTFLDENGRYDIERFEKILEELEKREILFVVVTGNQISRMRHIFGEQSDRLAYVVGNGSHVIVKNETKILKNLSEKQLEHLFAYYEHHFDDYHIVVSSPEHSYMTKGAFSCDNLADKASLDYYNNSFPNVILLDNMSEIPQEAINKITMKVPMSAEEKVTNDFRREFPDLVPMASGFGALDVVLPNIDKAWGLKQIMTLFDISPDELMAFGDGDNDLAMLSLAYHSYAMENATERVKETARFTAPANTKSGVFQVIEAYLKEN; encoded by the coding sequence ATGATCAAGATGATTGCCGTTGATATGGACGGGACTTTTTTAGACGAAAATGGGCGATATGACATTGAGCGATTTGAAAAAATACTCGAAGAATTGGAAAAACGTGAGATTTTATTTGTCGTGGTAACTGGTAATCAGATTTCGCGGATGCGTCATATTTTTGGTGAGCAGTCAGATAGATTGGCTTACGTTGTCGGCAATGGCAGTCACGTTATTGTGAAAAATGAGACCAAGATTTTAAAAAATCTGAGTGAGAAGCAGTTGGAGCATTTGTTTGCTTATTATGAACATCATTTTGATGACTATCATATTGTTGTTTCATCGCCAGAGCATTCTTATATGACCAAAGGGGCTTTTTCATGCGATAACTTAGCAGATAAAGCCAGTTTGGATTACTATAATAACAGCTTTCCGAATGTGATTTTACTTGATAATATGTCTGAAATACCACAGGAAGCCATTAATAAGATAACCATGAAGGTTCCAATGTCAGCAGAAGAAAAGGTAACCAACGATTTTAGGCGTGAATTTCCTGACTTGGTGCCAATGGCAAGCGGTTTTGGAGCGCTTGATGTTGTCCTACCAAATATTGATAAAGCTTGGGGATTAAAGCAAATCATGACACTTTTTGACATTAGCCCAGATGAACTTATGGCATTTGGCGACGGAGATAACGACCTAGCCATGTTGTCTTTGGCTTATCATTCTTATGCTATGGAAAATGCGACAGAGCGCGTGAAAGAAACAGCCAGATTTACTGCACCAGCTAATACCAAATCAGGCGTTTTCCAAGTTATCGAAGCGTATTTAAAGGAAAATTAA
- a CDS encoding alanine/glycine:cation symporter family protein has protein sequence MLDFYTLLDDIVWGAPLLILLVGTGVYLTVRLGLLQVIKLPKAFKLIFADDKGQGDISSFAALATALAATVGTGNIVGVATAIKAGGPGALFWMWMAAFFGMATKYSEGLLAIKYRTKDDNGEISGGPMYYILNGMGKRWKPLAVFFAVAGVLVAYFGIGTFSQVNSITSSLENSFGLAPQIVSVVIAVLVAIIIFGGIQSISKVAEKVVPFMAIIYIVATLAVIFAHANQILPAFGEIFSGAFTGTAAVGGFAGAVVKDAIQKGIARGVFSNESGLGSAPIAAAAAKTEEPVEQGLISMTGTFIDTIIICTLTGLSIIVTGKWTVSGLEGAPLTQAAFSSIFGTPGAIALTFCLVLFAFTTILGWSYYGERCFEFLFGTKHIKLYRSIFVVMVALGGFLKLELIWVIADIVNGLMALPNLIALLALSPVIIHETKRYFAKK, from the coding sequence ATGTTAGACTTTTATACTTTACTTGATGATATTGTCTGGGGAGCACCGCTTTTAATCTTGCTCGTTGGGACTGGTGTTTACTTAACTGTCCGCCTCGGCTTACTTCAAGTGATTAAATTACCTAAAGCATTTAAATTAATCTTTGCTGATGATAAAGGGCAGGGAGATATTTCAAGTTTTGCTGCTTTGGCTACTGCACTTGCCGCTACCGTCGGTACAGGGAATATCGTTGGGGTGGCAACAGCTATTAAAGCTGGTGGACCAGGCGCACTCTTTTGGATGTGGATGGCTGCTTTCTTTGGAATGGCGACAAAATATTCTGAAGGGCTTCTTGCCATTAAATACCGTACTAAAGATGATAATGGTGAAATTTCTGGTGGTCCAATGTATTACATCCTCAATGGTATGGGAAAACGTTGGAAACCTTTAGCTGTTTTCTTTGCAGTTGCTGGTGTTTTGGTTGCTTATTTTGGTATTGGGACATTCTCACAAGTAAACTCAATTACATCATCACTTGAAAATTCCTTTGGTTTGGCGCCACAAATCGTAAGTGTTGTCATTGCAGTTCTTGTTGCTATCATCATTTTTGGCGGTATTCAATCTATCTCAAAAGTAGCCGAAAAAGTCGTGCCTTTCATGGCTATCATTTATATCGTTGCTACGCTTGCTGTTATTTTTGCTCACGCCAATCAAATCCTACCAGCGTTTGGTGAAATTTTCTCTGGTGCCTTTACTGGTACGGCTGCAGTCGGTGGTTTTGCTGGAGCAGTCGTTAAAGACGCTATCCAAAAAGGGATTGCTCGTGGTGTTTTCTCTAATGAATCTGGGCTTGGTTCTGCTCCAATCGCTGCTGCCGCTGCTAAGACAGAAGAACCTGTTGAACAAGGGCTTATCTCAATGACAGGGACTTTCATTGATACAATCATCATTTGTACTTTGACTGGGCTTTCTATCATTGTTACTGGAAAATGGACTGTTTCTGGTCTTGAAGGTGCCCCGTTGACACAAGCTGCCTTCTCATCAATCTTTGGAACGCCCGGTGCGATTGCTCTTACATTCTGTCTTGTGTTGTTTGCCTTTACGACAATCCTTGGTTGGTCTTATTACGGTGAACGTTGTTTTGAATTCCTTTTCGGAACAAAACACATCAAACTTTATCGTAGTATCTTCGTTGTTATGGTTGCCCTCGGCGGCTTCCTCAAATTAGAATTGATTTGGGTTATTGCTGATATCGTTAATGGACTTATGGCTTTACCAAACTTGATTGCCCTCTTGGCACTCTCACCAGTCATTATCCATGAAACAAAACGTTATTTTGCCAAGAAATAA
- a CDS encoding GBS Bsp-like repeat-containing protein has product MKQKGHGTIKKSKAYGAIGTLLLSGALIAALGTTNVSADETSVDTAATIETVVESSAVQGESDNETVEVESVDSDKTATVNDEQEVVSEDNQADVQEQTTTDENVESETAKDVSSESSQATTDTKVSDSEITEQTEDVTTDTQDSVQTDEQLATVEESADNATVERGATGNATNEVTSVSLASNGFNLQYNQAIASGAKIMFAVWSDVNGQDDLVWYIADSNGKATAKYTGSYGKYNVHTYQNLNGKMTGLNGTTINVPKPSAKVTITKASATTYKVTVTDVPVYITSVSLPTWTENKGQDDIIWYKTTKDSTTTYSATISVAEHNLESGKYNVHVYGTSAVTNSLTGLLGTSFQGDYAFGDIAVSASLGQKGINITIPSDVSKAMTVYHAVWSAKNDQDDIVWYKVPSNGELTAKYTGDYGKYLIHTYGVVNGRMIGLNTTSIDVVKPSVSVDLTKVSETSVKVTISDVPAYMTSIVLPTWTENKGQDDIKWYQATKQSDGSYTYTFYAKNHNFESGHYNVHVYGTSAVTNSFIGLTATSGIDLTFSEKLTNPTVTVQNHNAANGTLQVVIAETETSKDIASVAVAAWSQAEQKNIHWYTTSSVVNGKVVVTVDEKYHHNISGDYTVHVYVKTTSGDTVGYALGSYALTKTQSTAKATTSYKGTGVYSVTISGVYSSGTVKYAVWSDTNGQDDIKWYDATTSGTTATGLINVANHSGTGTYHLHAYQSDNGQMYFLTSTDFTVKQTNYNTPYYNQRDGRWANTRYGYYTMASTGCVPTSLAMVFSALTNTEVLPTTVASYLYNNTVEFNRGTEGTTGNGILVASRQWGLTPTVINSSAALTSALKEGHHVVAAVQQDKFSPWGYGTSHEIVLKGYSNGNTYVSDPYNSANNGWYPIASLWNEQSTQSVDTRGLGNPFVKITDI; this is encoded by the coding sequence ATGAAACAAAAAGGTCATGGAACAATCAAAAAATCAAAAGCCTATGGTGCCATTGGAACTTTGCTACTATCGGGAGCTTTAATTGCTGCTTTGGGAACAACAAACGTTAGCGCAGATGAAACAAGCGTGGATACAGCAGCAACTATTGAAACAGTCGTTGAGTCATCAGCTGTCCAAGGAGAATCTGACAACGAAACCGTTGAAGTAGAAAGTGTTGACAGCGACAAGACCGCAACGGTTAATGATGAACAAGAAGTGGTTTCTGAAGATAACCAAGCTGACGTTCAAGAACAGACGACAACTGATGAAAATGTTGAGTCTGAAACAGCAAAAGACGTGTCATCAGAAAGCTCACAAGCCACTACAGATACAAAAGTGTCTGATAGTGAAATAACAGAGCAAACAGAAGATGTTACAACCGATACACAAGATTCTGTCCAAACTGATGAACAACTAGCAACCGTCGAAGAATCGGCTGACAATGCGACTGTTGAGCGTGGAGCAACTGGAAATGCGACTAACGAAGTCACAAGTGTTTCTTTAGCAAGCAACGGCTTTAACTTACAATATAATCAAGCCATTGCAAGTGGTGCTAAAATCATGTTTGCGGTTTGGTCTGACGTTAACGGTCAAGATGACTTAGTTTGGTACATCGCAGACAGCAACGGAAAAGCAACCGCTAAATATACGGGCTCATACGGTAAATATAATGTTCACACGTACCAAAATCTCAATGGAAAGATGACTGGACTGAACGGAACAACAATTAATGTTCCAAAACCGAGTGCTAAAGTAACCATTACAAAAGCCAGCGCCACAACTTATAAAGTGACCGTCACAGACGTACCAGTTTATATTACTAGTGTAAGCTTGCCAACGTGGACGGAAAACAAAGGACAAGATGACATTATCTGGTATAAGACAACTAAGGATTCAACGACAACGTATTCAGCAACTATCAGCGTTGCCGAACACAACCTTGAAAGTGGTAAGTACAATGTCCACGTTTACGGAACAAGTGCGGTTACCAATTCTCTAACAGGTTTGTTGGGAACAAGTTTCCAAGGTGACTATGCATTTGGAGATATTGCGGTGTCAGCTAGTCTCGGTCAAAAAGGGATTAATATTACAATACCAAGTGATGTTAGCAAGGCAATGACTGTTTATCATGCGGTCTGGTCTGCTAAAAACGACCAAGATGATATTGTCTGGTATAAAGTTCCTTCTAACGGAGAATTAACAGCTAAATATACTGGTGATTATGGTAAATATCTTATTCACACATACGGTGTTGTTAACGGACGCATGATTGGATTGAATACCACAAGTATCGATGTTGTCAAACCTAGTGTTTCTGTTGATTTGACTAAGGTCAGCGAAACATCTGTTAAAGTTACTATTAGCGACGTGCCAGCTTACATGACTAGTATTGTCCTACCAACTTGGACTGAAAACAAAGGACAAGATGATATTAAATGGTATCAAGCTACTAAGCAGTCAGACGGCAGCTACACTTACACTTTCTATGCCAAAAATCATAACTTTGAATCAGGGCATTATAATGTTCATGTTTATGGAACAAGTGCCGTTACCAACTCTTTCATTGGGTTAACAGCGACAAGTGGTATTGATTTAACATTCTCAGAAAAGCTTACTAATCCAACCGTAACAGTTCAAAATCACAATGCTGCTAACGGAACCTTGCAAGTGGTAATTGCAGAAACAGAAACTTCTAAAGATATTGCTAGCGTTGCAGTCGCTGCATGGTCACAAGCAGAACAAAAAAATATTCACTGGTACACAACTTCAAGTGTTGTCAATGGTAAAGTAGTTGTGACTGTTGATGAAAAATATCATCACAATATTTCTGGCGATTATACTGTTCACGTATATGTCAAAACAACAAGCGGTGATACCGTTGGTTATGCCTTGGGAAGTTATGCGTTAACGAAAACACAATCAACAGCCAAGGCGACAACAAGCTATAAAGGTACTGGTGTTTATAGTGTGACGATTTCTGGTGTTTATTCAAGTGGAACGGTGAAATACGCTGTTTGGTCTGATACGAATGGACAAGATGATATTAAATGGTATGACGCTACGACATCAGGAACAACCGCAACTGGTCTTATCAATGTAGCAAATCATTCTGGTACAGGCACATATCATCTTCATGCTTATCAATCTGATAATGGGCAGATGTATTTCTTGACATCAACAGATTTCACCGTTAAACAAACCAACTACAACACACCGTATTATAATCAACGTGACGGACGTTGGGCAAATACGCGTTATGGCTATTACACAATGGCTTCAACTGGTTGTGTGCCAACAAGTCTTGCCATGGTCTTTTCAGCATTGACCAATACTGAAGTGCTACCAACAACGGTAGCAAGTTACCTTTACAACAATACTGTTGAATTTAACCGAGGCACAGAAGGAACAACAGGAAATGGTATTTTGGTTGCCTCTCGTCAATGGGGCTTGACACCGACTGTTATTAATTCCTCAGCTGCGCTAACAAGTGCTCTCAAAGAAGGGCATCATGTGGTGGCAGCCGTTCAACAAGATAAATTCTCACCATGGGGTTATGGTACTAGCCATGAAATTGTTCTAAAAGGTTACTCAAATGGAAATACTTATGTTTCAGACCCATACAATTCAGCCAATAACGGTTGGTATCCAATTGCTTCGCTTTGGAATGAACAAAGTACGCAAAGCGTGGATACTCGTGGTTTAGGAAATCCATTTGTCAAAATTACAGATATTTAA
- a CDS encoding PLP-dependent aminotransferase family protein, with the protein MLTYTLDNHGKIPLYEQLYRAIKIDITNGTLKANDKLPSKRSLAKHLGISIVTVETSYQQLKAEGYIYSQAKKGFFVANIKPHRPPVKKTVRLVSTPASMPDETKPTLNLSNNQTNSETFPFATWSKLVRQVLNNCQNELVTPSPSKGVPLLRQAIANHLNDYRGMAVDPRQIIIGAGTEYLYTLLIQLLGLDRTVALEEPSYPKITEIYRQFNINPIYIPMENDGLDTAQLKKSTADTVHLSPSHQFPTGAILSISKRYELLSWASQGNRYIIEDDYDSEFRFQGLPIPSLQEIDSSGKVIYINTFSKSLASTLRISYMILPPQLLDTFEEKLSFYNNTVSNLEQYTLAYFIQEGYFEKHLNRMRLFYQKKRDELIHRLMTSPLNKRISIHEQESGLHFILHIQSDLSEQTICQLAKKHGLQMTPLSRYYRCQNTYSDKDFIINYANITSPDIDKIINILLQIVP; encoded by the coding sequence ATGCTTACTTACACTTTGGATAATCACGGAAAAATTCCGCTTTACGAACAACTTTACCGCGCTATTAAAATAGACATTACAAATGGCACATTGAAAGCAAATGATAAATTACCTTCTAAGCGTAGTTTGGCTAAACATCTGGGCATTTCCATTGTCACCGTTGAAACCAGCTATCAACAATTAAAAGCTGAAGGCTACATTTACAGTCAAGCTAAAAAAGGCTTTTTCGTTGCTAATATTAAGCCACATCGTCCGCCAGTTAAAAAGACAGTAAGGTTAGTTTCAACTCCAGCAAGCATGCCAGATGAGACAAAACCGACCTTAAACCTTAGCAATAATCAGACGAATTCTGAAACATTTCCCTTTGCCACTTGGTCAAAATTAGTCCGCCAAGTCCTCAATAATTGTCAAAATGAGCTGGTCACTCCTTCTCCTAGTAAAGGTGTGCCACTTCTTCGGCAAGCTATTGCCAACCATTTAAATGATTATCGGGGAATGGCTGTTGACCCAAGGCAAATCATTATTGGAGCTGGGACTGAATACCTCTACACGCTCTTGATTCAACTTCTGGGGCTGGATAGAACCGTTGCTCTAGAAGAACCGAGTTATCCTAAAATCACCGAAATCTACCGACAATTTAATATTAATCCTATCTATATTCCTATGGAAAATGACGGACTTGATACGGCTCAACTCAAAAAATCGACAGCTGATACTGTTCATTTGTCGCCCTCTCATCAATTTCCGACTGGTGCCATTCTTTCTATTAGTAAACGTTACGAATTGCTTAGTTGGGCAAGTCAAGGTAACCGCTATATTATTGAAGATGATTATGATAGTGAATTTCGTTTTCAAGGCTTGCCCATTCCGAGCCTCCAAGAAATTGATAGTTCAGGAAAAGTCATCTATATCAACACTTTCAGCAAAAGCCTTGCTTCCACACTGCGAATAAGTTACATGATACTTCCACCTCAATTATTAGATACATTTGAAGAAAAGCTAAGTTTTTACAACAATACCGTTTCTAATCTGGAACAATACACCTTGGCTTACTTTATTCAAGAGGGGTATTTTGAAAAGCATTTAAATCGTATGCGGCTCTTTTATCAGAAAAAACGTGATGAATTGATTCATCGTTTGATGACAAGTCCGCTAAACAAACGAATAAGCATTCATGAGCAAGAATCGGGTTTGCATTTCATCTTGCATATTCAAAGTGACCTATCTGAACAAACAATTTGCCAATTGGCTAAAAAACATGGACTGCAGATGACACCATTATCGCGCTATTATCGTTGCCAAAACACGTATTCTGACAAGGATTTTATCATTAATTACGCCAATATCACCTCACCTGACATCGACAAGATTATTAATATTTTGTTGCAAATTGTTCCTTAA